Proteins encoded by one window of Monoglobus pectinilyticus:
- a CDS encoding N-acetylmuramoyl-L-alanine amidase, with the protein MRKHKLLAGTVLILSMLIFALPVITASAREFSDVPITASYYTAVDKLSNMGVIQGREDGNFAPEAQTTRAEFCAFMSRATGYNETYYTAGDIPFSDVPDGYWANNYISYCYEKGYINGMLDGSFAPADPVTYEQVVKMVVCSSGAGDESLRSVGPYWYSGYVAVAEKYGLLQNTKKTVGKDANRAFVAQMVYNSLSFINGGDLDDSNQSSGDASDLSNNSAYPTAEPEEPENTDISGEDIFDATPAPTLAPTPDPTAFPTPDPTAKPALAPTPMPTLAPTREPVINEPVYKPSIPSNNGLTVVIDPGHNYSGVDTGATGNGLREQDITYYIAEKVKPLLEERGFNVVMTRNSVYDNCSTESTSASLAYRSNLANSIGADLFVSIHCNAGGGTGTETYYYYGNADGKRLATYIQNYVTSSLGTSNRGVKEAGFAVIKNTSMTAILLETAFIDTAADAAKLADDGCQWSYAESIAHGICDYFGVAY; encoded by the coding sequence ATGCGAAAACACAAACTATTAGCAGGAACAGTACTAATACTGTCGATGTTAATATTTGCTCTGCCGGTTATAACGGCATCAGCCAGAGAATTCTCTGACGTACCTATTACCGCTTCATATTATACGGCGGTGGATAAGTTGAGCAATATGGGTGTTATTCAAGGTAGAGAAGATGGAAACTTTGCTCCTGAGGCTCAGACTACGCGTGCCGAATTCTGTGCGTTTATGTCAAGGGCTACAGGCTATAATGAAACTTATTACACAGCGGGAGACATACCGTTCTCTGACGTTCCTGACGGGTATTGGGCAAATAACTACATATCTTATTGTTATGAAAAGGGATATATAAACGGTATGCTTGACGGTTCTTTCGCTCCGGCTGATCCGGTTACATATGAACAGGTGGTTAAAATGGTCGTATGTTCATCCGGTGCCGGCGATGAAAGCCTAAGAAGCGTTGGCCCTTATTGGTATTCGGGTTATGTGGCTGTGGCAGAAAAGTATGGTTTGCTTCAGAACACGAAGAAGACTGTGGGTAAGGACGCTAACAGAGCGTTTGTGGCACAAATGGTGTATAACTCTTTGAGTTTTATTAACGGCGGTGATTTGGACGATTCAAATCAGTCGTCGGGTGACGCTTCCGATTTGTCAAATAATTCAGCATATCCTACAGCGGAACCGGAAGAACCGGAAAACACAGATATTTCCGGTGAAGATATATTTGATGCTACCCCGGCTCCTACATTAGCGCCTACACCGGACCCAACAGCGTTTCCAACTCCGGATCCGACAGCCAAACCGGCATTGGCTCCTACGCCTATGCCGACATTGGCTCCAACAAGAGAACCGGTTATTAATGAACCGGTATATAAACCTTCAATTCCGTCTAATAATGGTCTTACTGTTGTAATAGACCCCGGTCACAATTACAGCGGCGTTGATACAGGCGCTACCGGAAACGGTTTGAGAGAGCAGGATATAACCTATTATATCGCTGAAAAGGTTAAGCCTCTGCTTGAAGAGAGAGGGTTTAATGTTGTAATGACGCGTAATTCTGTTTATGATAACTGTTCTACAGAATCTACGTCAGCCAGCCTTGCTTACAGGTCAAATTTAGCTAACAGTATTGGTGCGGATTTGTTTGTATCAATCCATTGTAATGCAGGAGGCGGAACAGGAACCGAAACATATTATTATTACGGCAATGCTGATGGCAAAAGGTTAGCTACATATATTCAGAACTATGTGACAAGTTCTCTTGGTACCTCTAACAGAGGTGTTAAAGAGGCAGGGTTTGCAGTTATTAAAAATACCAGCATGACGGCGATACTTCTTGAAACTGCATTTATTGATACTGCCGCCGACGCAGCTAAACTGGCCGATGATGGCTGTCAGTGGAGCTATGCTGAAAGTATAGCGCACGGTATTTGTGATTACTTTGGTGTAGCGTATTAG
- the gap gene encoding type I glyceraldehyde-3-phosphate dehydrogenase produces the protein MSVKVAINGFGRIGRLAFRQMFGAEGYEVVAINDLTSPTMLAHLLKYDSAQGRYALGDKVTAGESSITVDGKEIEIYKEADANNLPWGELDVDVVLECTGFYTSKDKAQAHINAGAKKVVISAPAGNDLPTVVFGVNEGILTPEDKIISAASCTTNCLAPMAKALNDYAPIQSGIMSTIHAYTGDQMILDGPQRKGDLRRARAGAVNIVPNSTGAAKAIGLVIPELNGKLIGSAQRVPVPTGSTTILVSVVKGKDVTVEGINAAMKAAESASFGYTEEQLVSSDIIGITQGSLFDATQTMVNQIGDDLYEVQTVSWYDNENSYTSQMVRTIKYFSELG, from the coding sequence ATGTCAGTAAAAGTTGCTATTAATGGTTTTGGACGTATCGGCCGTCTGGCTTTCAGACAGATGTTCGGCGCGGAGGGTTATGAAGTTGTTGCTATAAACGACTTAACAAGCCCTACTATGCTCGCTCATCTTTTGAAGTATGATTCAGCTCAGGGCAGATACGCTCTCGGCGATAAGGTTACAGCCGGCGAGTCTTCTATCACAGTTGACGGAAAAGAAATTGAAATTTATAAGGAAGCAGACGCTAACAACCTTCCTTGGGGAGAGCTTGATGTAGACGTTGTTTTGGAATGCACAGGCTTCTATACATCAAAGGATAAGGCACAGGCTCATATCAATGCCGGAGCTAAGAAGGTAGTTATTTCAGCTCCTGCAGGAAATGACCTTCCAACCGTTGTTTTTGGTGTTAACGAAGGAATTTTGACACCTGAAGACAAGATTATTTCTGCTGCTTCATGTACAACAAACTGCTTGGCTCCTATGGCTAAGGCTCTTAACGACTACGCTCCTATCCAATCAGGAATCATGTCTACAATCCACGCTTACACAGGCGACCAAATGATTCTTGACGGACCTCAGAGAAAAGGCGATTTAAGACGTGCACGTGCCGGAGCTGTTAACATAGTTCCTAACTCAACAGGCGCTGCTAAAGCAATTGGTCTTGTTATTCCTGAACTTAACGGTAAGCTTATCGGAAGCGCACAGCGTGTACCTGTACCAACCGGTTCTACTACTATCCTTGTTTCAGTAGTTAAGGGCAAAGATGTTACTGTTGAAGGTATCAACGCTGCAATGAAAGCTGCTGAATCAGCATCATTCGGATATACTGAGGAACAGCTTGTATCTTCAGATATTATTGGTATTACTCAGGGTTCATTATTTGACGCAACTCAGACAATGGTTAACCAAATCGGCGACGACCTCTATGAGGTTCAGACAGTATCATGGTATGACAATGAGAACTCTTACACCAGCCAGATGGTTAGAACAATCAAATATTTCTCTGAACTTGGCTAA
- a CDS encoding DUF6809 family protein, with product MSVLKELYYGNINPHEKRVVSNLEFEKHVKVILENEEKLSITLKNEEKYLFEQLLAAHEEVSSLELLEYFIEGWKLGSRFMLDTFII from the coding sequence TTGAGTGTACTGAAAGAATTGTATTACGGAAATATAAATCCTCATGAAAAACGTGTTGTCAGCAATTTAGAATTTGAAAAACATGTAAAAGTTATATTAGAAAATGAAGAAAAACTAAGCATAACACTGAAGAATGAGGAAAAATATCTTTTTGAACAGTTATTAGCCGCACATGAAGAAGTTTCAAGTCTGGAATTATTGGAATATTTTATTGAAGGATGGAAACTGGGCAGCCGCTTTATGCTTGATACTTTTATTATATAG
- a CDS encoding pyridoxamine 5'-phosphate oxidase family protein yields the protein MFREMRRKKQSLSGEKISEILNNGTSGVLALSGDNDYPYAVPLSYVYDGSSIYFHAAKTGHKIDAVKRNNKASFCIIGQDDVVPEKYTTNYKSIIAFGKIRILDDEGEKRSAIEKLAVKYSPGDKTDREAEIKKEWDNLCMLELQIDYITGKESIELTKIK from the coding sequence ATGTTTAGAGAGATGCGCAGAAAAAAACAGTCATTGTCCGGTGAAAAAATATCGGAGATATTAAATAATGGTACCTCGGGAGTTTTGGCTCTGTCGGGAGACAATGATTACCCGTATGCAGTTCCGCTCAGCTATGTGTATGACGGTTCAAGCATTTACTTCCATGCGGCGAAAACCGGACACAAAATTGACGCTGTAAAAAGAAATAATAAAGCGTCTTTTTGCATAATCGGTCAAGACGACGTGGTGCCGGAAAAATATACGACCAATTATAAGAGCATCATTGCCTTTGGGAAGATTCGGATTTTAGATGATGAGGGAGAAAAAAGAAGTGCAATCGAAAAGCTGGCGGTCAAATATTCTCCCGGGGATAAGACGGACAGAGAGGCTGAAATAAAAAAGGAATGGGATAATTTATGTATGCTTGAGCTGCAGATTGATTATATTACCGGAAAAGAATCAATAGAGCTGACAAAAATAAAATAG